The genomic window CTGACTCATGCAGCGGCAAAGGAGATGGTCATCAGGTCGGGTCCGGTTTCACCGTGCTCGAGGCGATCAGCGAGCACGCGCAAGGCAAGTACCTGCACCCTCGCCGTCGCTTCCTCGACGGTCGAGCCATACGCCAGTGCACCGGGCAGCGCGTCGATCTCCGCAATCCATCGCCCGTCCGTCTCTTGCTCGGTCTCGACTTTGAACGTCATGGGCTCCTCCGACCGCTTCCGATCATAGCGCTGTCGCACTCACCGGTCGAACTGGCGCCGGTCAGTCGTAGGGGGCAAACCGCGGCCACCGATTCACCAG from Candidatus Binatia bacterium includes these protein-coding regions:
- a CDS encoding type II toxin-antitoxin system HicB family antitoxin, producing MTFKVETEQETDGRWIAEIDALPGALAYGSTVEEATARVQVLALRVLADRLEHGETGPDLMTISFAAA